GCTCGATGATGGCCCAGACGGCCGCGTTGTGGTCGTCGACGTGGATCCAGTCGCGCACGTTGAGCCCGTCACCGTAGAGCTTGGGGCGCACGCCGTCGATGAGGTTAGTGATCTGGCGCGGGATGAACTTCTCGATGTGCTGGCGCGGACCGTAGTTGTTCGAGCAGTTCGAGATCGTCGCCCTGACGCCGAAGCTGCGCACCCAGGCACGCACGAGCATGTCGCTGCCGGCCTTGGTTGAGCTGTACGGGCTCGACGGGTTGTACGCCGTCGCCTCGGTGAAACGCTCCGGGTCATCGAGCTCGAGGTCGCCATACACCTCGTCGGTGGAGATGTGGTGGTACCGGACGTCGTGCTTGCGCGCCGCCTCGAGCAGCGTGTAGGTGCCGACGATGTTGGTCTGGACGAACGGCCACGGCTCGGCGAGGGAGTTGTCGTTGTGCGACTCGGCGGCGAAGTGGACGACGAGGTCGGACGCGGCGACGAGACGGTCGACGAGCGCGGCGTCGGCGATGTCGCCGCGCACCAGCTCGACGTGCTCCCCCAGCCCGTCGAGAGATCTCTCGTTGCCCGCATACGTCATGGCGTCGAGAACGACGATGCGCGCCTCTGGGCGCTCCTTCACCGTCAGGTGGACGAAGTTGCCGCCGATGAAGCCGGCTCCGCCGGTGACCAGGATCTGCACCCTGCCAGCATAAGGTAGGCCTATGAAGGGAATCATTCTCGCGGGGGGATCGGGAACGCGACTTCACCCGATCACACGGGGCATCAGCAAGCAGCTCATGCCGGTGTACGACAAGCCGATGATCTACTACCCGATCTCGACGCTCATGATGGCCGGAGTCCGCGAGATCCTCATCATCACGACGCCGCACGACAGCAAGCAGTTCCAGCGGCTGCTGGGCGAGGGATCCGACTGGGGTGTCGAGATCAGCTACGCCGTGCAGCCCTCGCCCGACGGCCTCGCGCAGGCGTTCATCATCGGCGAGGAGTTCATCGGCGACGACTCGGTCGCCCTCGTCCTCGGCGACAACATCTTCCACGGCGCCGGCATGGGGACGGCGCTGCAGGGCCACGCTGAGCTCACCGGGGGCCACGTCTTCGCTCATCACGTGACGAACCCGAGCGCCTACGGCGTCGTCGAGTTCGACACGGACGGCAACGTCGTCTCGATCGAGGAGAAGCCGGAGCAGCCGAAGTCGCGTTACGCCGTGCCCGGCCTGTACTTCTACGACAACGACGTCGTCGACATCGCGAAGAACCTCGAGCCCTCCCCGCGTGGCGAGCTGGAGATCACGGGCGTCAACGACGAGTACCTGCGCCGCGGCAACCTCACGGTGACGGTGCTGCCGCGCGGCACCGCGTGGTTCGACACGGGCACCTTCAAGGGCCTCATGGACGCCTCGCAGTTCGTCCACGTCCTCGAGGAGCAGCAGGATCTGAAGGTCGGCTGCGTCGAGGAGATCGCGTGGCGTCAGGGCTGGATCGACGACGCGCAGTTCTCCGCCCTCGCCGACTCCCTCGTCAAGTCCGGTTACGGCGCCTACATGCACCGCGTCCTCGCCGAAGGCCACATCACCCCCGCCGTCCGCAAGGCCCTGTGATGGACATCCAGCCGCTGAAGATCGGCGGCGCCTACGTCGTCACGCCCCGCCAGTTCCCCGACGGGCGCGGCGTGTTCATGGAGGGCTTCCGCGGGGACAAGCTCGCCGAGCACCTCGGCCACCGCATGGACGTCGTCCAGTCGAACATCTCGGTCAGCAGCCGCGGCACGGTGCGCGGCATCCACTTCGCCGACGTGCCGCCGAGCCAGGCGAAGTACATCACTGTCCTGTCGGGCTCGATCATCGATTTCATCGTCGACATCCGCGTCGGGTCGCCGACGTTCGGGCAGTGGGAATCGGTCGTGCTCGACACGAGCGAACGCAAGGCGGTCTACCTCGCCGAGGGGCTCGGCCACGCGTTCTGCGCCCTCGAGGAGGATTCGACGGCGATGTACCTGTGCAGCGCGCCTTACACCCCCGAGCGCGAGCACGGCATCAACCCCCTCGACACGACGGTGGGGCTGACCCTGCCCGACGACATCGAACCGCTGCTGTCCCCCAAGGACGAGGCTGCGCCGTCGCTGGCGCAGGCCGAGGCGTCGGGTCTGCTGCCGCGATACGACGACTGCGTGCGCTTCTACGACTCGTTGCGCTCGGCCTGATCGCAGCGGCCCGCGTCCTGCATGATCACGCGTGACGCACGTCTCACGAGGCGGCTCCAAGGTCGCTGCACGGGCATGGTGTCGCGCGCACGAGGCGGGCCGTAGGTCACGATCCCGCATACTTATGTCGTGTCGCTCGCCCGGGGCGAGGCGCGGTGGCATGCTATGGCCATCGTCTCCGACGGCTCGCGCCGTCCCCATGCCGAAAGGCCCGCCCATGCGTCGTACCACCGCCCCCGCCCTCGCCGGCCTGAGTGCCACCGCCCTGCTGCTGTCGGGTTGTGGCTCCGACTCCCTCGACGACTCCAAGAGCTCTGCCTCCTCGGGCGCTGCGGGCGCGTCGAGCAAGGCCGCCGAGGTGACGAAGGACGACTCGCTCGCCAAGCTCGTCCCCGCCGCCATCGCCAAGGAGGGCACCCTGACGATCGGTTCGGACGCGTCATACGCCCCGAACGAGTTCACGGCTGCCGACGGCAAGACGATCCAGGGCATGGACATCGACCTGCTCAACGCCGTCGCCGCGAAGCTCGGTCTCAAGCTCACCTTCCAGAACGGCGACTTCGGCACCCTCATCGGCGGCGTCAACGCCGGCAAGTACCCGGCGGCGATCAGCTCGTTCACCATCAACGCCGAGCGCCTCAAGACCGCGAACATGGTGCAGTACTACAGCGCGGGCACCGCCTGGGTCACCGCCAAGGGCAACCCGAAGAAGCTCGACCCCGACAACGCGTGCGGCCTGACGATCGGCGTCCAGAAGGACACCGTGCAGCAGACCGACGACCTGCCCGCACGCAACAAGAAGTGCACCGCCGCGGGCAAGAAGCCGATCACGATCGTCAGCGAGGTCGCCCAGTCGAAGGTGACCGCCGACCTCATCGCCGGCAAGGTCGACGGCTTCGCGGCCGACTCCCCCGTCGCCAACTGGGCCGTCGCGAAGAACGACGCGAAGCTCGAGAAGGTCGGTTCGAAGTACGCCTCGGCCCCGTACGGCATCGTCGTCAAGAAGGACAACACGGCGTTCGCCGAGGCCATCTCGAAGGCCCTTGAGGCCCTCGACAAGGACGGCACCTACAAGAAGATCCTCGACGCCTGGAGCAACGGTGACGGCGCCGTCACCTCGTTCCCGGTCAACCCCAAGCCCTGATCGCGAACGACATGACCGACACCACCACCACCGAGCGGCCGGGCGTCATCGACGCCCGGCCGGTCCGGCATCCCGGCCGATGGGTCGCCCTCGCCGTCATCGCCGTCCTCGTCGCGATGATGATCAGCTCCGTCGTCACCAACAAGGCCTGGGACTGGCCGTTCGTGCTCAAGGTGATGAACTACTCGCCCGTGCTCGACGGACTGCTCAAGGGCACGATCATCGTGACGATCGTGTCGATGATCCTGGGCGTCGTGCTCGGCGTCATCCTCGCGATCATGCGCCTGTCGGACAACCCCGTGCTGCGCGGCGTGGCGTTCGTCTACATCTGGTTCTTCCGGGCCGTGCCACGCTACGTCCTCATGACGATCCTCGGTCTCGGCGTCCTGACCCTCTACCCGACCCTCGATCTCGGCGTGCCGTTCGGCAAGGACCTCGGGCTGACGTTCTACACCCTCGACGTCAAGACGATCAGCTCCGGCATCACCGTCGGCATCATCGGCCTCGGACTGTCCGAAGCCGCCTACATGGCGGAGATCGCGCGCGCCGGCATCCTGTCCGTCGACAACGGTCAGCGTGAGGCCGCCCAGGCCCTCGGCATGAGCAACGGCAAGGCCATGCGCCGCATCATCCTGCCGCAGGCGATGCGCGTCATCGTGCCGCCGACCGGCAACGAGGCCATCTCGATGGTCAAGGACACGTCGCTGCTGACGGCCGTGCCCGTCACCGCCGAACTGTTCAACCAGGCGCAGAACGTCGCCAACAACACGTACAAGGTGATGCCGAGCTACGTCGGCGCCCTCATGTGGTACCTCATCCTCTGCACGCTGCTCATGCTGCTGCAGAGCTGGCTGGAGCGACGCTTCGCGCGCGGCTTCGGGGCGCAGGGCACCACGACCGGCGGGTTCCGCTCACGTCTGTCCTCGATCGGAAGTGACCACTGATGAGCACCGCCGCCGCCGGGGCGAGCAACGCCCAGCCGCGACCGTCCGCAACCACGGCCCCCGTGGCCTCACGCTCCGATGAGCCACTCGTGCGCGCCGTCAACGTCATGAAGTCGTTCGGCAAGCACGAGGTGCTCAAGGGCATCGACCTCGACGTCCACCCCGGCGAGGTCGTCGTGCTGCTCGGCCCGTCGGGCTCGGGAAAGACGACGTTCCTGCGCTGCATCAACCAGCTCGAGACGATCGACGGCGGGCGCATCTGGGTCGACGGCGACCTCATGGGTTACGCCGACAAGGGCGGGCAGCTGCACCGCCTCACGGACAGGAAGATCGCCGCGCAGCGCCGTGAGATCGGCATGGTCTTCCAGCGCTTCAACCTCTTCCCACACATGACGGCCCTCGAGAACGTCATGGAGGCGCCCGTCCAGGTCAAGGGCGTGGGCAAGGCCGAGGCGAAGGCGGAGGCCGAGCGGCTGCTCGAACGGGTCGGGCTCGGCGACAAGACGAAGCACTACCCCAGCCAGCTCTCGGGCGGCCAGCAGCAGCGCGTCGCCATCGCCCGCGCGCTCGCGATGCAGCCGAAGCTCATGCTGTTCGACGAGCCGACGTCCGCCCTCGACCCCGAACTGGTCGGCGAGGTGCTCGCCGTCATGAAGGAACTGGCCAAGGACGGGATGACGATGGTCGTCGTCACGCACGAGATGAGTTTCGCGCGGGACGTCGCGGACCGTGTCGTGTTCATGGACGCCGGCGTCGTCGTCGAGACCGGCGCGCCGCGCGACGTCATCAACAACCCGCAGCACGAGCGCACCAAGAGCTTCCTGTCGCGCATTCGCAGCGAGCACGAGGCGATCGCCGCCCTCGTCGACGACGAACTGCTCTGACGCTCGCCCAGCTGCACCCCACTACCCTGGTGGGATGCAGCTGGGCTTCGTCGTCGTCAGGGGTCGCTCGATGGAACCGACCTACGTTGACGGCGACGTCGTCCTCGTCGCCTGGGGTGCGTCGCCCCGGGTCGGGCGCTGCCACGTCGTCCGCCTCCCTGACGGCGACGACGGCCCCCGCCCGCTCGCGATCAAACGGGTGACGAGGCGCGAACGCCTCGCCGACGGCGCGTCGGGCTGGTGGGTGGAGCGTGACAACCCCCGTGAGGGGGTCGACTCATGGCTCGTCGGGGCGCTGGGGGACGAGGCGATGCGGGGGCGGGTCGTCAGCCCCGACTCCCCAGTGATGACGCAGATTCTGCGACGTTGTCGCACCTGCGTCAGCACCTTTCGCCGGGGCCGTGTCGCGCGATAGGTTGAGGGCAGTGCTGCCGCTCGGCAGCTGATCACCAGCAGCAAGGAGTCCCTCATGCTGAAGCGTTTCTTCACCCCCACCGTCGAGGCCTCGGCTCACTGCGACCTGCCCTGCGGCGTCTACGACCCTGCCCAGGCCCGCATCGAGGCCGAGTCGGTCAAGGCCATCATCGCCAAGGTCGCCGACAAGCCCGGCGACGAAGACTTCAAGATGCGCGCCACGATCATCAAGGAGCAGCGCAGCCAGCTCGTCAAGGAGCACCTGTGGGTGCTGTGGACGGACTACTTCAAGCCCCCGCACTTCGAGAAGTACCCGCAGCTTCACACCCTCGTCAACGAGGCGACGAAGCTCGCCGGTGCAAGCGGCACCAAGGGCGAGTGGGACATCGCCAAGGCTGACGAGTTGCTCGGCAAGATCGACGAGATCGCTCGCATCTTCGCGGAGACGAAGCAGGCCTGAGCCTCCCTCCCGCAACGAGAACGGCCCGGCATCCCCCTTGGATGCCGGGCCGTTCTCGCTGCCTCACCTGCGGTTCTCGTTCACCGTCGCGAATCCCGTCCCCTCCTGCGATTTCCGTCCACATCGGCGATTCTCGTCCACCTTCATGACGTCAGGTGCGTCAGTGCACGAGGCGGAGGATGACGTCGAGCAACGCCACCCCGGCGACGGTGTACACGCCGGCCCAGATGAGGCTGCCGACGGCGACGGCCGGCAGGTAGCGCACGAGCGGCATCCGGCCGGCCCCGGCCATGAGGTTGACGGCCGTCTGCACGCCGACCGTCAGGAACGACAGCGGGACGGCGAGCGGGCCGAAGCGGTGCACCATGCCCTCGGCGCGCTTGACGGAGCGCGCGTCGAGGTGGTGGGCGTACTTCGGATGCCGACGCCAGCCGCCGATCGCGCCGCGGCCGATCCAGTATGTCGCGTTGGCTCGCGCCATGACGATGCAGAACAGGATGCCGAACGCGAGCGCCACGGGCATCTCACGGATCGATTCCATGCGTTCAGACGGCCTCGGCCCGAGCGTTCGCACCCGCGGGGTAGCAGGCGTCCAGCGCGTCGAAGACGGCGGCGTTGAGGGCGAAGGCGCGACCGGCGGCGTCGAGGGCCTCGTCCTGCTCCTGCGTCGTGAGGGCCAACTCATCGAGGCGGGCGCGGTAGGCGTCCTTGTACGTCTTCGGCTTGGCGATGTCGAAGCGGTAGAAGGTGAGGACATCGTGAGGCGCGTCGTAGTGGCGGCGCATGAGCGTCGCGATGATCTGCCCGCCGGACAGATCCCCGAGGTAGCGCGTGTAGTGGTGGCCGATGAGCGTGGCCGGCGAGGCGGCGCAGGCGACGAGGTCGTCGACGTAGCGCTGCGTGGCGGGCAGGATCGCCGTGGCGTCCGCATAGCCGAGGCGTTCCAGCGCGGCGAGGTCGTGACGCAGCGATGCGGCGCGCTCGAGTGCCGGGTCCAGCAGCGGCGCGAGGCGCGGGTCGTCGCGGTGCGTCGCGCACGCCGACTCGAGGTGGTCGTACACCGGCAGCAGCTGACGCTGCAGCCCCTGGTGCGCGCCGATGCTGCTCTCGCCGCCCATGAGGCGGGTCATGAAGCCGCGGTTCTCGGCGTGCTCGTGCGCGGCACGGGTGTGGTCGCGCAGCGCGGCCGACAGGGGCGGGGTGAGGGTCGTCGTCATGGATCCGAGCCTTTCTGATGAGGTAAGGCCCACCTTAATAAGGTCCACCTCCGCTCGGATCAATCGAACGGTTGATCCGAGACTCCACCTCCCCACCACGCCAGGCCGACGAGAGCGAGCCGCCTCTCGCTGCGCGGATGCCCGCAGGGGGCACGAGCGCGATGTGACAGAATGGGGAGGTTGGCCCCCGACGTACCGGGGGGAAGACCCCGAACCAGGGAGCAAGACCATGAGCAAGCGCGCACGCAAGCGTCGCAGCCGCAAGGGCAAGGGCGCGAACCACGGCAAGAAGCCCAACGCCTGAGCATCTGCCGCAGACGCGAACGAAGGCCGACCACCCTCACGGGATGGTCGGCCTTCGTCATGCTCGGTTCGGCGTCAGGCCTCGTAGCGCACCTCGGTGCGCTCGTAGGTGATGCGCGTGAGGATCGACGAGCGCAGTTGCTCCGGCGCCTGTTCACAGGCGCAAGCGCGCTTGATGAGCTTCTTGAGCAGCATGTCGCGCTCGTACTCCGTCAAACACGGGGGGCAGTCGAGCAGGTGAGCCTTGATCTCCTCGTACTGCTCGGCCGTCAGCTCACCGTCGATGTAGGCGTAGAGACGATCGACGTACTCGGGGCACTTGTCGCTCATTTCTTCGCCCCTTTCGCGGTGTCCGCCTCACCCTTGAGGAAGCCGCGCCCACGCGCGTAGTCCTCGAGTTGTTCACGCAGCAGCTTGCGTCCGCGGTGCAGGCGCGACATCACGGTGCCGATCGGCGTGTCCATGATCTTGGCGATCTCCTTGTAGGGGA
This region of Dermacoccus nishinomiyaensis genomic DNA includes:
- a CDS encoding amino acid ABC transporter permease, yielding MTDTTTTERPGVIDARPVRHPGRWVALAVIAVLVAMMISSVVTNKAWDWPFVLKVMNYSPVLDGLLKGTIIVTIVSMILGVVLGVILAIMRLSDNPVLRGVAFVYIWFFRAVPRYVLMTILGLGVLTLYPTLDLGVPFGKDLGLTFYTLDVKTISSGITVGIIGLGLSEAAYMAEIARAGILSVDNGQREAAQALGMSNGKAMRRIILPQAMRVIVPPTGNEAISMVKDTSLLTAVPVTAELFNQAQNVANNTYKVMPSYVGALMWYLILCTLLMLLQSWLERRFARGFGAQGTTTGGFRSRLSSIGSDH
- a CDS encoding 50S ribosomal protein bL37, yielding MSKRARKRRSRKGKGANHGKKPNA
- a CDS encoding amino acid ABC transporter ATP-binding protein; the encoded protein is MSTAAAGASNAQPRPSATTAPVASRSDEPLVRAVNVMKSFGKHEVLKGIDLDVHPGEVVVLLGPSGSGKTTFLRCINQLETIDGGRIWVDGDLMGYADKGGQLHRLTDRKIAAQRREIGMVFQRFNLFPHMTALENVMEAPVQVKGVGKAEAKAEAERLLERVGLGDKTKHYPSQLSGGQQQRVAIARALAMQPKLMLFDEPTSALDPELVGEVLAVMKELAKDGMTMVVVTHEMSFARDVADRVVFMDAGVVVETGAPRDVINNPQHERTKSFLSRIRSEHEAIAALVDDELL
- a CDS encoding DedA family protein: MESIREMPVALAFGILFCIVMARANATYWIGRGAIGGWRRHPKYAHHLDARSVKRAEGMVHRFGPLAVPLSFLTVGVQTAVNLMAGAGRMPLVRYLPAVAVGSLIWAGVYTVAGVALLDVILRLVH
- a CDS encoding biliverdin-producing heme oxygenase; its protein translation is MTTTLTPPLSAALRDHTRAAHEHAENRGFMTRLMGGESSIGAHQGLQRQLLPVYDHLESACATHRDDPRLAPLLDPALERAASLRHDLAALERLGYADATAILPATQRYVDDLVACAASPATLIGHHYTRYLGDLSGGQIIATLMRRHYDAPHDVLTFYRFDIAKPKTYKDAYRARLDELALTTQEQDEALDAAGRAFALNAAVFDALDACYPAGANARAEAV
- the rfbA gene encoding glucose-1-phosphate thymidylyltransferase RfbA, coding for MKGIILAGGSGTRLHPITRGISKQLMPVYDKPMIYYPISTLMMAGVREILIITTPHDSKQFQRLLGEGSDWGVEISYAVQPSPDGLAQAFIIGEEFIGDDSVALVLGDNIFHGAGMGTALQGHAELTGGHVFAHHVTNPSAYGVVEFDTDGNVVSIEEKPEQPKSRYAVPGLYFYDNDVVDIAKNLEPSPRGELEITGVNDEYLRRGNLTVTVLPRGTAWFDTGTFKGLMDASQFVHVLEEQQDLKVGCVEEIAWRQGWIDDAQFSALADSLVKSGYGAYMHRVLAEGHITPAVRKAL
- the rsrA gene encoding mycothiol system anti-sigma-R factor; amino-acid sequence: MSDKCPEYVDRLYAYIDGELTAEQYEEIKAHLLDCPPCLTEYERDMLLKKLIKRACACEQAPEQLRSSILTRITYERTEVRYEA
- the rfbB gene encoding dTDP-glucose 4,6-dehydratase; this encodes MQILVTGGAGFIGGNFVHLTVKERPEARIVVLDAMTYAGNERSLDGLGEHVELVRGDIADAALVDRLVAASDLVVHFAAESHNDNSLAEPWPFVQTNIVGTYTLLEAARKHDVRYHHISTDEVYGDLELDDPERFTEATAYNPSSPYSSTKAGSDMLVRAWVRSFGVRATISNCSNNYGPRQHIEKFIPRQITNLIDGVRPKLYGDGLNVRDWIHVDDHNAAVWAIIERGRIGETYLIGADGELDNKTVVQAILTGMGRDADDFDHVTDRPGHDRRYAIDSTKLREELGWSPRYTSFDDGLAATIAWYRENESWWRPFKDATEAKYASQQVVAAPADTATGQGA
- a CDS encoding S24/S26 family peptidase; translation: MQLGFVVVRGRSMEPTYVDGDVVLVAWGASPRVGRCHVVRLPDGDDGPRPLAIKRVTRRERLADGASGWWVERDNPREGVDSWLVGALGDEAMRGRVVSPDSPVMTQILRRCRTCVSTFRRGRVAR
- a CDS encoding ABC transporter substrate-binding protein, whose translation is MRRTTAPALAGLSATALLLSGCGSDSLDDSKSSASSGAAGASSKAAEVTKDDSLAKLVPAAIAKEGTLTIGSDASYAPNEFTAADGKTIQGMDIDLLNAVAAKLGLKLTFQNGDFGTLIGGVNAGKYPAAISSFTINAERLKTANMVQYYSAGTAWVTAKGNPKKLDPDNACGLTIGVQKDTVQQTDDLPARNKKCTAAGKKPITIVSEVAQSKVTADLIAGKVDGFAADSPVANWAVAKNDAKLEKVGSKYASAPYGIVVKKDNTAFAEAISKALEALDKDGTYKKILDAWSNGDGAVTSFPVNPKP
- a CDS encoding dTDP-4-dehydrorhamnose 3,5-epimerase family protein, whose amino-acid sequence is MDIQPLKIGGAYVVTPRQFPDGRGVFMEGFRGDKLAEHLGHRMDVVQSNISVSSRGTVRGIHFADVPPSQAKYITVLSGSIIDFIVDIRVGSPTFGQWESVVLDTSERKAVYLAEGLGHAFCALEEDSTAMYLCSAPYTPEREHGINPLDTTVGLTLPDDIEPLLSPKDEAAPSLAQAEASGLLPRYDDCVRFYDSLRSA
- the sodN gene encoding superoxide dismutase, Ni encodes the protein MLKRFFTPTVEASAHCDLPCGVYDPAQARIEAESVKAIIAKVADKPGDEDFKMRATIIKEQRSQLVKEHLWVLWTDYFKPPHFEKYPQLHTLVNEATKLAGASGTKGEWDIAKADELLGKIDEIARIFAETKQA